One window of the Ammospiza caudacuta isolate bAmmCau1 chromosome 9, bAmmCau1.pri, whole genome shotgun sequence genome contains the following:
- the PRLHR gene encoding prolactin-releasing peptide receptor, whose amino-acid sequence MMNSDNLTSQSFLSAIHSNTSNLFSGLQFVQSFKPLIIPCYSLVVFIGVIGNYLLIYVICKTKKMHNVTNFLVGNLAFSDMLMCATCVPLTLAYAFEPRGWVYGRFMCYFVFLMQPVTVFVSVFTLTVIAVDRYCATVYPFRRRLTIPICAYILAAIWLLSCTLAAPALVHTYHAEFPELDFSICEEFWFHMKRDRLAYAYSTLIITYVLPLAVISLSYLRISVKLKNRVVPGNVTQGQAEWDRARRRKTFRLLVLVVAAFGVCWLPLHIFNMIKDIDISLIDKQYFNFIQLLCHWFAMMSACTNAFLYAWLHDSFRGELKKMFAWRKKKIGPATNCIMASVVL is encoded by the coding sequence atgatgAATTCGGACAATTTAACCTCCCAAAGCTTCCTCTCTGCGATTCACAGCAACACCAGCAATTTATTCTCAGGGCTCCAGTTCGTTCAGTCCTTCAAGCCACTCATCATCCCCTGCTACTCGCTGGTGGTTTTTATTGGTGTCATCGGGAATTACCTTCTCATCTATGTCATctgcaagacaaaaaaaatgcaCAACGTCACCAACTTTCTGGTAGGCAATCTGGCTTTCTCAGACATGCTCATGTGTGCCACCTGTGTGCCCCTGACCCTGGCCTACGCCTTTGAGCCCCGGGGCTGGGTTTACGGGCGCTTCATGTGCTACTTTGTTTTCCTGATGCAACCTGTCACggtgtttgtgtctgtgttcACCCTGACCGTGATAGCTGTGGACAGGTACTGTGCCACGGTGTACCCCTTCCGCAGGAGGCTCACCATCCCCATCTGTGCTTACATCCTGGCTGCTATttggctgctgagctgcactTTGGCTGCCCCAGCCTTGGTGCACACCTACCACGCCGAGTTCCCGGAGCTGGACTTCTCCATCTGCGAGGAGTTTTGGTTCCACATGAAGAGAGATCGCTTGGCTTACGCCTACAGCACCCTCATCATCACCTATGTATTGCCTCTGGCTGTCATCTCCCTGTCCTACCTGAGGATCTCAGTCAAGCTGAAGAACCGTGTAGTCCCAGGCAACGTCACCCAGGGCCAAGCTGAATGGGACAGAGCCAGGAGGAGAAAGACTTTTCGCTTGCTGGTCTTAGTGGTGGCAGCCTTTGGAGTCTGttggctgcccctgcacatCTTCAACATGATAAAGGACATTGACATCAGCTTGATTGACAAGCAGTACTTCAACTTCATccagctgctgtgccactgGTTTGCAATGATGTCTGCTTGTACCAATGCCTTCCTCTATGCCTGGCTCCATGACAGCTTCAGGGGAgagctgaaaaaaatgtttgcctggaggaagaagaaaattggACCCGCTACAAACTGCATTATGGCCAGTGTGGTGCTGTAA